In Effusibacillus pohliae DSM 22757, the sequence TCGTCAGCGGGCGATTGACGGCCGAGACGACGCCGACAGTGACCGAATGTTCGAGTCCCAACGGATTGCCGATCGCCATCACCCATTCCCCGGGCTTCACCCGATTCGAGCGTCCCAGCCGGAGAACGGGCGTGTTGGGGGGAAGAGGGGCTTTCAACAATGCTAAGTCCAATTCATAATCGGATTTGACAATTTTCGCCGCAACCGGTTTTTTCTGTCCGTTAAACCGTACCTGCACCTCGTCGGCTCCCTGCACCACATGCTGATTGGTGATGATATATCCCCGTTTGTCGCAGACAAACCCGGTGCCGACATTCATCACTTCCTTCGGCAGCTCGAGCATATAATCCATCCCGCCAAAGAACGGTGCCCGGCGGGAACGACGCTGCTCGATCACCTCAAGCAACACAACCGCCCGTTTATATCGCTCGGCGATCTGCACGAACGCATCAAAGGAACAGAATTGCACCCGGGCGTTTTTCGAGCGCGCCGTTTTGGGGCGCGCAAGCTTCTCCTTGCGCAACCGCCTCACCCCCGCATTGTGAGATGTACTATCCTATTCGGATGTCCGGGACGGGGTGAGCCCATTAGTGAATTTTGCGGCCAAGTTGGCATAGAGATTAGAGACACCCCTCGAAGGAGGAGCCGACATGGACCTGTTATACACGATCCCGGCGGCGATCGGGCTGGGAGCGCTGCATTCGCTGGAACCGGGACATGGAAAGGGAGTGATGACCGCCTACCTGATCTCTTCCCGGGCGAAAGCGAAAGATGCGGTGCTGTTGGGGGTGATCTCCGCCATCGCCCACACCTTGTCGATCATCCTGCTGGCGTTCGCTGCCTCTTCCACTGTCAAAATGCTGGTCCCCGCCAACCTGTCCCATTGGATCGAGCTGGTCTCCGGTGCGATTATCACCATGCTGGGAGCCCGCATCCTGTACAGCCGGTTCTATCCGAAAATCGTGGTGGTGGGAACGATCGGCCGCGCCCACGCGGACACTTGCGATCATCACCATCACGGCTCGCATCTCCATTCGCACGGGGCGCCAACCTCTTTGTCCCGCTTGTTTGCGATCGGGTTCTTTACCGGGCTGATTCCCTGTCCGAGCGCGCTGGCTATTTTTCTGGCGGCGGTCGCGGCCGATCGAATCCCGGCCGGCATGTCGCTTGTCGCGGCGTTTTCCGCCGGCAGCGCGCTGGCGATGAGTACCCTCGGCCTGCTGGTCGTGCGCGCGGGAGGAGCCATTCAGCGGTTGGAACAACGGCAGGTGGTGCAAACGCTCGCTTCCGTTTCTTCCATCCTGATTTTAGCGCTCGGTTTGTATGTGGCCTACCGGGCTTTCCAGCATCTTGCCCTGCTTTAACCGTCGGCTTGCAGCAAAGCGATGATGCGTGCGGCGGCCCGTATGCCGGAACGGACCGCCCCTTCCGTGCACCCCAGTTCGAGGTAATCGCCAGCCAGATGGATGCGCCGGCTGACGCTGTGGGCAGCGTGGGCCCATCGTCGAGCCCGCGCGGGAAATCCGGGGCGAAACCTTGGGATGGCGCTCGGCCATCTGAAGATTTTCATTTCATCAAAATGAAACCGCGCCTCCGGCATCAACCGGGCGAGTTCATCCGCGACCGCGGCTGCTATGTGCGTATCAGGCGCTGACTGCAATTGGCGATGCGCATCGGCGGTCAACATGACGCTCCACGTCCGCTTGTTGTGCGTCACCCCGCCCGCAAGAATCGAGCCGTATTTTGGCGGAAGACTGAATCCGAACGCGGCAGAAGCGGCTTGTTTCAGCGACACCGTTACCACGGCAGTTCCGGCATACTCCACTGTCTCAAGAAAATCGCCCAGTTCCGGCGCAAACTCCCGGTCATCCACCAACCGCAGCACGTGATCTCCCGGCACTGCCAACACCACATAGCGTGCAGGCAGCCGTTCGATCCCGTTGTCAGTTTCGATCGAAACCGCTGCATGGTCACCAGCCGATTCCACTTTGTGCACCCGGCATCCGATTCTGATTGGCAGTTCCCGCGACAGTTCCTCCGCAAACTGTGACATCCCGCCTGCCGGACGATAGATCCTCTGGGAAGACGGCTGCCCAAAATGGGTGAGAAAGTGTTCGGCGGAAGCGTCCAGCGGATGGTTGAAAAACATCGTTTGGTAGAAGGGGGCAATCACGTAGTCATAAATCGAAGCATCAAACCGTTTCGCATATTCGCCCAACCCCATGTCAAGCATCGCGTGCTCCGGCAAATTTTCGCCCGTGGCGCGATTTGCCGCCTGCGGGAAGAAGCTTCCCGCTGCCCGGCGGCGTCCCGTTTTTGCCGCATCCCAAACAAGCCGCGCGATTTGATGCCGCACTTTCCACGGTACTCCCGGCAGCTGCAGCAGAATCGCCGTCCGGTCGTACCGCGCCTGCCGCCAGACCGTTCCGACCCGCATCAGCAGGGAAAACGGGACCGGCTGCAAAGGAACTTGCAAGCGCCCGGCCAATTGTCGAATCGTCCGAAAATGACGGGCGAAAAATTGCGCTCCCAGCTCATACACCCGAACCGGCTGGCCGTCCTCGCGGTGTGTCCAAACGCGTCCGCCCATGCGATCCAGTTTCTCCAGCACCATCACATGCAAGCCTGCATCATGCAGTTCCCTGGCGGCCGACAAGCCGGCCAGCCCAGCTCCGACCACCACCGCATCAAGCATCCGCCCGCCCCCTTGTCCAATAACCAATCGCTGTGGCACCGCTATTCGTCTTTCTGGCCGGAACAGCAATTTTCAGCCATACATCCGTCAAAAAATGAAAAAAGGCTGTTTGCGAACAGCCCGGACAATGGTTAGTTTGATTTTGCTTCAGTGGCTTCCGCCTGCTTTTGCTCTTCAGCCGGCGCCGGCAGTTTGTCGAGAAACACCATACCCCGCTCCAGTTTATAAAACAGGTCACGGGGGGTGCGGCCGCCAACCAGCGCATTATTGCGGATGGCGAACGGCACGTCGGTGCAGGTCGCACAAAATTCTTTGCCGACGCAGTCAACCACTTCGATTTTTTCGTTCGGATAGCGCTCTTTCAGCGCGTCGTACACCGATTGCGAGTGATGTTCCAAATTCTTTTTGCAAAACTTGAGCGATAACGAAGACAACGGCGACATCCCCTTTGCAACGAACTCAGTCTCCTCCTATATTACATCATTTTGAATGATTGCATAAGACTGATTTCCACATGCTGGACAATGCAGGAGATGCACGCATTGATCCGATTGCTGTTCGAGCCGGGGAGTCAATTCATATGGTGAATAGGGGCCAACATAATCGGAAACCGCCCCAGCATCCTCCAGCGGGTCGCCGCAGCGGGTACAGGCGGCGTGAAACCGGCTCAAACCGTTGCACAAGGGACACACATGTTCCATACGGACGCCTCCTACACCTGGTATTTGACCCCATACTTTCCTTTGCGGGTCCGAAAAATATACACTTTCGGCTCGGCAGCGCCCGACAGTAGTTGGTCATCGCGCACGCACATGGCGACATACTGGGCGATCGAGCGGCTGTCATAGAGACGAGATTCATACATCCAGCAACCCATTCCGAAGTCTCCTTCCATCAATTGGGTTCCTTCGTAGTATGAACCAAAAAGCCCTTGCCCATAAGAGCAAGGACTATATGCCGATCGGCCGCCAGCCCCGCACCGCCAGATAGCGGATGCCAAACAGGCGGTTGAGGCCAATACTCAAATTTTCCTGATAAATCATGCGGGGCACGTAGATGTCGATCCCGTCCTGTTCCCGTTTCTCGTACAAATGTTGTTTGAAACGCGGTTTCCCCAGCCGCACGGACGGGGCGAATTGCGCATTCCCTCAACAGGCGCGGGTGATCGTCGGCAGTTCCAGATGCACCGCCTCGGCCCGGCGGCGAATGTAGTCCAACGCATCCTGCTCAATCCGAATCATGATTCCTCTTCCTCCCACTCGACAGAAGATAACAGCGCGTCAACTCGTTCCAGCACGATCTCGTTCAAAATCGGGTGGTACCCAAGCGATTCCGCCACACGGATCGGAATGTCGGGATGTTTGCGAGCGGCATCGCCGACCCATTTTGGCAAATCCTGCTGAACGTGCGAGCCAGTAAGCAGAAAATAGGGAACGACGATCACCCGCTCCGCTCCCTGTTCGATGCACAAATCAATGCCCGTTGGAATATCCGGCTCCGCCAGTTCCAGAAAGGCCGCCTGTACGATCGGATATTGTCCGTCCTCACGCACGAATTCCGCGATCTGGAACAGTTCCCGGTTGGCCGATGGC encodes:
- a CDS encoding S1C family serine protease, encoding MRKEKLARPKTARSKNARVQFCSFDAFVQIAERYKRAVVLLEVIEQRRSRRAPFFGGMDYMLELPKEVMNVGTGFVCDKRGYIITNQHVVQGADEVQVRFNGQKKPVAAKIVKSDYELDLALLKAPLPPNTPVLRLGRSNRVKPGEWVMAIGNPLGLEHSVTVGVVSAVNRPLTIGDRKYKQLIQTDAAINRGNSGGPLFNVNGEVIGINTAVSQSSQGIGFALGIDLVREMLRKWIPPAGN
- a CDS encoding sirohydrochlorin chelatase yields the protein MPACGSGQPLRPTNAGRCWKRPCGENGAAMVGKNVSERSGTDDCSEKSGGEEATAMKTGIVLVAHGSPEPSANRELFQIAEFVREDGQYPIVQAAFLELAEPDIPTGIDLCIEQGAERVIVVPYFLLTGSHVQQDLPKWVGDAARKHPDIPIRVAESLGYHPILNEIVLERVDALLSSVEWEEEES
- a CDS encoding flavin monoamine oxidase family protein; this encodes MLDAVVVGAGLAGLSAARELHDAGLHVMVLEKLDRMGGRVWTHREDGQPVRVYELGAQFFARHFRTIRQLAGRLQVPLQPVPFSLLMRVGTVWRQARYDRTAILLQLPGVPWKVRHQIARLVWDAAKTGRRRAAGSFFPQAANRATGENLPEHAMLDMGLGEYAKRFDASIYDYVIAPFYQTMFFNHPLDASAEHFLTHFGQPSSQRIYRPAGGMSQFAEELSRELPIRIGCRVHKVESAGDHAAVSIETDNGIERLPARYVVLAVPGDHVLRLVDDREFAPELGDFLETVEYAGTAVVTVSLKQAASAAFGFSLPPKYGSILAGGVTHNKRTWSVMLTADAHRQLQSAPDTHIAAAVADELARLMPEARFHFDEMKIFRWPSAIPRFRPGFPARARRWAHAAHSVSRRIHLAGDYLELGCTEGAVRSGIRAAARIIALLQADG
- a CDS encoding HoxN/HupN/NixA family nickel/cobalt transporter — translated: MDLLYTIPAAIGLGALHSLEPGHGKGVMTAYLISSRAKAKDAVLLGVISAIAHTLSIILLAFAASSTVKMLVPANLSHWIELVSGAIITMLGARILYSRFYPKIVVVGTIGRAHADTCDHHHHGSHLHSHGAPTSLSRLFAIGFFTGLIPCPSALAIFLAAVAADRIPAGMSLVAAFSAGSALAMSTLGLLVVRAGGAIQRLEQRQVVQTLASVSSILILALGLYVAYRAFQHLALL
- a CDS encoding DUF1450 domain-containing protein, whose translation is MSPLSSLSLKFCKKNLEHHSQSVYDALKERYPNEKIEVVDCVGKEFCATCTDVPFAIRNNALVGGRTPRDLFYKLERGMVFLDKLPAPAEEQKQAEATEAKSN